CGCCCTGGGGCTTTCGGTGGAAAAGGTGGAAACGGTGGAAGGCGAGCAGGTGCGGGTGGCGTTCATCCCCGTAGGGGACACCCATATCGAGCTGTTGGAGCCCACCGGCGCCAGCTCACCGGTGGCCAGGTTCCTGGAAAAGCGCGGCCCCGGTGTCCATCACCTGTGCTTTGTGGTGGACGATGTGGCGCAGGCTATGGCGCAAGCCCGGGCTGCAGGCCTGTTGCTCTTGGACGAAACCCCGCGGGTGGGTGCCGGGGGCTCTCGGGTATGCTTTATCCACCCCAAGAGCACAGGGGGTGTGCTTTTGGAGCTTTGGCAGGATGACCATGCATGAGGGCTCGCTGGTGGTGGTTTCCCTGGCCTCCCCCCGGGAGAAGTTCTGGGGGGTTTTGCTTTCGCTTTCCGCTTCGGGGGTGGTTTTGCGTGGGCTGCCGCTGGAGGCCTTTGAGGACTTCCTGCTACAGTGCGCCCCCGGGGCCCGCACCTTGCCGCAAGCTCGTTTGGGTGCCACCACCGTGTTTTTCCCGGCCCACCGGATCGAGCGCATCGAGCTGGACGAAACGGCGGGAGCGGTGGAGGGCTTTGCTGACCGCTTTCGCCGGCTGGTGGGGCGCGACCCCCAGGTGGACCTGTTGGGGGAGGAAAACCTCCCCTCACCACCCCGTTCGCAAATGTGAGCTACACGCTTTTTTCCCTTTCCCCAAAGGCGCGACCGGCCAGGAACGCAATGTGCGCTGCCAGCGCGTGGAGGATCTTGACCTCCCGACCCGAGGGCAGCCCCCGGCCCACAACCCGGCGG
The genomic region above belongs to Thermoanaerobaculum aquaticum and contains:
- the mce gene encoding methylmalonyl-CoA epimerase; translated protein: MGEAVICGLHHVGIAVHNLDEAAGAYRALGLSVEKVETVEGEQVRVAFIPVGDTHIELLEPTGASSPVARFLEKRGPGVHHLCFVVDDVAQAMAQARAAGLLLLDETPRVGAGGSRVCFIHPKSTGGVLLELWQDDHA